Below is a window of Diaminobutyricibacter sp. McL0608 DNA.
CATCGTCTTCGTCGCCGATGAGATCCAGTCCGGCATCGGCCGCACGGGAACCTGGTACGCGATCGAGCACCACGGCGTGGTCCCCGACCTCGTGACCAGCGCCAAGGGCATTGCGGGCGGATTCCCGCTCGCTGCCGTCACCGGGCGCGCGGAGATCATGGATGCGGTCCAGCCCGGCGGGATCGGCGGCACCTTCGGCGGCAACCCCGTCTCGACCGCCGCGGCTCTCGCCGTCTTCGACGTCATCGAAAGCGAAGGCCTGCTCGCCGAGGCGGAGCGCGTCGAGCGGGCCCTGCGGGCGCGCATCGGAGACTGGGCGGAGCGCTTCCCCGTCGTGGGAGAGGTGCGGGAAAGGGCGCCATGTTCGGTGTCGAACTGGTCCACCCCGGAACGAAGAAGCCCAACCCGGAGGCGCTGACCGCTGTGCTCAGGCATGCGACGACGAACGGCGTCATTCCGCTGGATGCGGGCAGCTGGGACAGCGTGCTTCGCATCATGCCGTCGGTGGTCATCAGCGAAGAACTGATCGACGATGCGGCGACGGTCATCGAAGAAGCGCTCGCGCGCTTCAGCTGAATCGGCACGGTATGGGACTCCGCGGCAGGGCCGCCACGATGATCGGCGCGGCGGCCGCAGCGATCGCTGTCGTCGTGACGGTCGCCGCGACACCCGCCTTGGCCGCATCCGACCCTCCGTTCACTCCCGGGCTGATCATCAGCGACGATTCGTTCTACAATTTCCAGTCGATGTCGGCGCAGGACATCCAGATGTTCCTCGAGGCCCGCACCTGCATGCCGAAGGATGCGTCGCCGTGCCTCGCCGATTACGCGACCGACAGCCGCAGCATCCCTGAACAGGGACCGGGCCACTGCGCCGCCATCACCGGCCGTCGCGACGAAGCGGCCAGCAGCATCATCGAGCGCGTGGCGCGGGCCTGCCGCATCAACCCGCAGGTGCTGCTGGTGCTCCTGCAGAAGGAACAGTCCCTGCTCACCGCACCCAGCGCATCCGGTTATTCGAAGGCGACAGGGTACGCGTGCCCCGACACGGCCGCCTGCGACAAGAAATATCTCGGATTCTTCAACCAGGTGTACCGGGCGGCCTGGCAGTTCCGCGAATACACCCTGCATCCCGATGAGTGGCGCTACCGGATCGGGCGCGTGCCCATCCAGTACCATCCGAACGAATCGTGCGGGTCGACTGCGGTGCACATCCGGAACCAGGCGACGGCGAACCTCTACAACTACACGCCGTATCAACCCAACGCGCAGACCCTCGCGCACCCGAAAGGTCCGGCAGGGCCGTGCTCCACGTTCGGCAACCTCAACTTCTCGCGCATCTTCAACTCCTGGTTCGGGTCACCACTCACCGTGCGATTCCCGGACTGGCTTCCCGCATGCCTCAATTTCGTCGGCGGTCACGATTGTCCGCCTGACCGGCCATTCGACTTCCAGAGCCTGACTCAGGGCGATTAAGAGCATGCCCCACAGGGCATACAAAACTCGCTACTCTCGATCACGTGACGGAAATCGAACCCGACGGCGGGGCGACTGAGGCGCCACGGCGCCCTGGTTTCCTCTACCTGTTCATCCGCACGGTCATCGCGCCGCTCGCCCGACTCATCTACCAGCCGACGGTGATCGGTCGCAAGAACGTCCCGCGCACGGGAGCCGTGATCCTGGCCAGCAACCACCTGTCGTTCATCGACTCGGTCGCCATTCCGCTGATGGCTCCCCGCCGCGTGCAGTTCCTGGCCAAGTCGACCTACTTCACAGGCACGGGCATCAAAGGCGCTCTTTCGCGCGCTTTCTTCACGGCCATCGGCGCCGTCGGAGTCGAGCGCGGCGCCGGCCAGGCCGCCCAGGAGGCGCTCGACCAGAGCAAGCGGATCCTCGACACCGGAGCCGCCTTCGCGCTCTACCCCGAAGGCACGCGATCGCTCGACGGCCGACTGTACAAAGGACGCACGGGAATCGCGTGGCTGGCGCTCACCACGGGTGCGCCTGTCGTTCCCGTCGGACTGGTCGGAACCAACGATCTGCAGCCGGTCGGGACGCGTCTGCCGCGTGTCCGTCCGATCACGATCACGTTCGGAAAGCCCATCGACCTCTCCCACTACGGGAGCGCGGAGTCCGGGCGCGCCAGGCGCCAGGCGACCGACGAGGTGATGGCGGCCATCCACGCGCTCACCGGCCAGACACTGGCCAACAAGTACAACGAGACGCCGCCGGTGACGACGGTCGAACGCGTCAGGCGCGCCATCCCCCACGAGCGCCTCTAATCGCCCAGGCGCTCCCTCAGTCGCCGGTCGTCGTCTTCGCGCGGTAGGTACGCGCCTTCTGGCGGTTGCCGCAGACGCCCATGCTGCACCAGGTGCGGGAGCCGTTCTTCGAGCGGTCGTAGAACGCCCACCGGCAGTCGTCTGCCGCACACAGCTTCACCCGGCCCATCGAGCCCTGGATGCTCAGCACCACGGACGAGGCGACGGCGGCTTCGGCGGCGGTGCGCGCCCGTAGCGCGACACCGCGGTCGCCGCAGGTGGTCTCGAGCTCGAGGCTGGGCAGGGCAGGCGTGCCGCCGTCGAGGAACGACCGCAGTGCATCCCTGACCGACTTGGCCTCGGACCGGTCGCCGGCACTCACCCCGTTCTGCTCGCACCAGGCATCGAACGCCGCCGGGTCATCGAGGACATCGGTGCCCTCGTCGACATCCAGGGTGTTGAGGAAGCCGACGAGGAGGTCCGCGCCGAGAACAGGTTCCGGCGCCTCTGTTTCAGGCTCCGTCGCCGTCTCGGACGCGGGTGCATTCGTACGCATGTAACCATTGTAACCCGATAGTGGGTTACGTTACGATGTAACTAGTAAAAAGGGTTTGCAGGTTACACCGTCGTAGGAGGACATCATGCATCCGCTGGCACTCTGGCTCATCAGCTCGTCGCAGCTGCACGAGCGCGACACCGAGGACCGTCTGATGAGGCGACAGCGCCACGCTCGGGAACGGGAAGCCGAACTCGAACGCGACGGGCGCTGGGCTTTGGCGATGCGTCGCTGGGCCGCTCAGGACGAGGCGGCGCGCGCGGCGTCGCCTTCTGAGGCGCCGGCGGTGTCGGTCACCACGGCACCCCACCGCGCTCGGCGGCGCTACCGGGTGGTCCCGACGCCCGGACGGAATCAGACGAGGACGAACGTCTCGGGTTCGTGACCGACGGGAAAGTTCACTGAGGCCGCAATGAAGCATTTCTCAGCGGCCTCGCGGTGGATCGCCCGAGCGGTCTCGAGCATCCCCTCTTCGAGAACGGTGACGCGCGGACGCAGGGTCACGCTCGTGAAGTGGCCCCCGCCGTTACCGGTCTCCTCCATGACGCCGGTCGCCTCGTCGGTGTAAGCGACGACGACGACACCGTGGTTGGTCGCCACGTGAAGGTAGCTGAGCATGTGGCACTGGCTCAGAGCGGACAGCAGGAGATCCTCGGGGTTCCAGCGGTCCCGGTCGCCGAAGAACACGCGATCCGACGAGCCCTGGATGTCGTGCTGCTTGCCATCCACCGACACGACGTGGTCTCTGCCGTAGGCGCGATAGGCACTCGTGCCCGTGCCCCGATTGCCCGTCCATTCGACGGAAACCGCGTAGTGGTGTGCGCTGTTCATGATTCGATTCTGTCAGCATCCGGCCCGGGCTAAACTTGCCCATCATGACTGAAACGCTGAGCACCTCTGCGTCCTCGGACGCCCCCGTCGTCTCCATCCCGCAGGAACGCCGCATCGTCACCGCGATCCCCGGACCCCGGTCGCAGGCACTGCACGAGCGGCGCCTGGCCGTCGTGCCGTCCGGCGTCTCATCGGTACTCCCCGTCTACATCGCAAAGGCGAACGGCGCCATCCTCGTCGACGTCGACGGCAACCAGTTCGTCGACTTCGGCGCGGGCATCGGAGTGACGACGATCGGCCACACCGAGAAGGCCGTCGTCGAAGCTGCAGCGTCGCAGCTCCAGGACGTCATCCACACCCTCTTCACCGTCACGCCCTACGAAGAGTACGTGCGCGTCGCCGAGCTGCTCGCCGAGCACACCCCCGGCGACCACGCGAAGAAGACCGTGCTGGTCAACTCCGGCGCGGAAGCCGTCGAGAACGGCGTCAAGATCGCACGCAAGCACACCGGCCGCCGCGGTGTCGCGGTGCTCGACCACGCTTACCACGGCCGCACCAACCTCACCATGGCCATGAACTTCAAGGCCATGCCGTACGGCACGGGTTTCGGTCCGTTCGCCGGCGACATCTACCACGCGCCCAGCTCGTACCCGTATCACGACGGCCTCAGCGGAGCCGATGCGGCAGCCCGCACGATCGCCTACCTCGAGAAGATCGTCGGAGCCTCCGACCTGGCCTGCCTCGTCGTCGAGCCCATCCAGGGCGAGGGCGGCTTCATGGTTCCGGCAGACGGCTACCTGCCCGCGCTCCAGGAGTGGTGCACGGCGAACGGGGTCGTCTTCATCGCCGACGAGATCCAGAGCGGAATGGCCCGCACCGGCGCGTACTATGCGAGCGAGCACTTCGGGCTCGTCCCCGACCTCGTGCTGAGCGCGAAGGGCATCGCGGGCGGTCTCCCCCTGGCCGCCGTCACCGGCCGTGCCGAGATCATGGACGCGTCGCACCCGGGCGGCCTCGGAGGCACCTTCGGCGGCAATCCGGTCGCCGCCGCCGCCGCAGTCGCCGTTTTCGAGGAGATCGAGCGCAGCAACCTCCTCGCCGAGGGACGCCGCATCGAAGGCGCACTCAAGCCGGCCC
It encodes the following:
- a CDS encoding lysophospholipid acyltransferase family protein gives rise to the protein MTEIEPDGGATEAPRRPGFLYLFIRTVIAPLARLIYQPTVIGRKNVPRTGAVILASNHLSFIDSVAIPLMAPRRVQFLAKSTYFTGTGIKGALSRAFFTAIGAVGVERGAGQAAQEALDQSKRILDTGAAFALYPEGTRSLDGRLYKGRTGIAWLALTTGAPVVPVGLVGTNDLQPVGTRLPRVRPITITFGKPIDLSHYGSAESGRARRQATDEVMAAIHALTGQTLANKYNETPPVTTVERVRRAIPHERL
- a CDS encoding OsmC family protein, with translation MNSAHHYAVSVEWTGNRGTGTSAYRAYGRDHVVSVDGKQHDIQGSSDRVFFGDRDRWNPEDLLLSALSQCHMLSYLHVATNHGVVVVAYTDEATGVMEETGNGGGHFTSVTLRPRVTVLEEGMLETARAIHREAAEKCFIAASVNFPVGHEPETFVLV
- the gabT gene encoding 4-aminobutyrate--2-oxoglutarate transaminase, which translates into the protein MTETLSTSASSDAPVVSIPQERRIVTAIPGPRSQALHERRLAVVPSGVSSVLPVYIAKANGAILVDVDGNQFVDFGAGIGVTTIGHTEKAVVEAAASQLQDVIHTLFTVTPYEEYVRVAELLAEHTPGDHAKKTVLVNSGAEAVENGVKIARKHTGRRGVAVLDHAYHGRTNLTMAMNFKAMPYGTGFGPFAGDIYHAPSSYPYHDGLSGADAAARTIAYLEKIVGASDLACLVVEPIQGEGGFMVPADGYLPALQEWCTANGVVFIADEIQSGMARTGAYYASEHFGLVPDLVLSAKGIAGGLPLAAVTGRAEIMDASHPGGLGGTFGGNPVAAAAAVAVFEEIERSNLLAEGRRIEGALKPALLALQQKYDIIGDVRGIGAMLAIELVQPGTGSTTKEPNAAAVSAIAAYAAQHGLLILTAGTYGNVLRFLPSLAVTDELIADAVTVLDDAFAAL
- a CDS encoding CGNR zinc finger domain-containing protein produces the protein MRTNAPASETATEPETEAPEPVLGADLLVGFLNTLDVDEGTDVLDDPAAFDAWCEQNGVSAGDRSEAKSVRDALRSFLDGGTPALPSLELETTCGDRGVALRARTAAEAAVASSVVLSIQGSMGRVKLCAADDCRWAFYDRSKNGSRTWCSMGVCGNRQKARTYRAKTTTGD